In a genomic window of Rhododendron vialii isolate Sample 1 chromosome 12a, ASM3025357v1:
- the LOC131310159 gene encoding mitogen-activated protein kinase 9: MGSGAFVDGVRRWFQRRSTTTTITSSSSSSSTTTAIFDHNRASDESNLHNNGNNDNRLLNASEELKVFDISVLKLIKVPKRLSYIMDPHKKSSLDKEFFTEYGEASRYQIQEVVGKGSYGVVGSAIDTHNGERVAIKKINDVFEHVSDATRILREIKLLRLLRHPDVVEIKHVMLPPSRREFRDIYVVFELMESDLHQVIKANDDLTPEHYQFFLYQLLRGLKYIHTANVFHRDLKPKNILANADCKLKICDFGLARVSFNDAPSAIFWTDYVATRWYRAPELCGSFFSKYTPAIDIWSIGCIFAEMLTGKPLFPGKNVVHQLDLMTDLLGTPPPESIARIRNEKARRYLSSMRRKPAVPFVQKFPNVDPLALRLLERLLAFDPKDRPSAEEALSDPYFSGLANVDREPATQPISKLEFEFERRKLAKDDVRELIYREILEYHPQMLQEYLRGGDQTSFMYPSGVDRFKRQFAHLEEHYGKGEKSSPLQRQHASLPRERVSAPKGETTSDDSDQTVASVATTLQSPPKQCQGSDNANTNLQQNGLNKPNYSARSLLKSASISASKCIGVQARKDPEEEPIAEHEEVDGLSHKLAALHA, from the exons ATGGGGAGTGGAGCATTTGTGGACGGTGTTCGTCGCTGGTTCCAACGTcgatcaacaacaacaacaataacatcatcgtcgtcctcctcatcaacaacaacagcaaTATTTGACCATAATAGGGCGAGCGATGAATCTAATCTCCACAACAACGGCAACAATGATAACCGGTTACTAAATGCAAGCGAGGAACTCAAGGTTTTTGATATCTCTGTTTTGAAGCTAATCAAAGTCCCTAAGCGACTCAGCTACATCATGGATCCTCACAAAAag AGCTCTCTGGACAAAGAATTCTTCACAGAGTATGGGGAAGCAAGCAGATATCAAATTCAGGAAGTTGTTGGCAAAGGAAGTTATGGTGTTGTTGGTTCTGCCATTGATACACACAATGGGGAAAGGGTAGCaatcaaaaaaatcaatgatGTGTTTGAGCATGTCTCTGATGCCACAAGGATCCTCAGAGAAATCAAGCTCCTTCGACTGCTCCGTCATCCGGATGTAGTTGAAATAAAGCATGTCATGCTTCCTCCTTCTCGCAGAGAATTTAGAGACATATATGTTGTATTTGAGTTGATGGAATCTGATCTTCACCAAGTGATTAAAGCAAATGATGATCTTACACCTGAACATTATCAGTTTTTCTTGTATCAGCTTCTTCGTGGCCTAAAATATATACATACTG CAAATGTGTTCCATCGAGatttaaaaccaaaaaatatacttgctAATGCGGATTGCAAGTTGAAGATTTGTGATTTTGGGCTTGCTCGCGTATCCTTTAATGATGCCCCATCAGCTATTTTCTGGACG GACTATGTTGCTACCCGATGGTATCGTGCTCCCGAACTCTGTGGCTCTTTTTTCTCCAAA TATACACCCGCAATTGATATATGGAGCATTGGATGCATATTTGCTGAAATGCTTACAGGAAAACCATTGTTTCCCGGAAAAAATGTGGTGCACCAGTTAGATCTCATGACTGATTTGCTTGGCACTCCTCCTCCAGAATCCATAGCTAGG ATTAGGAATGAAAAAGCAAGAAGATACCTGAGTAGCATGCGTAGAAAACCAGCAGTTCCATTTGTACAGAAGTTCCCCAATGTAGATCCACTAGCTCTTCGCCTTCTGGAACGCCTTCTAGCATTTGACCCCAAAGATCGACCATCTGCCGAAGAG GCATTATCCGATCCTTACTTCAGTGGTTTGGCAAATGTGGACCGTGAACCAGCCACACAACCCATATCAAAACTTGAGTTTGAGTTTGAGAGAAGAAAATTAGCAAAAGATGATGTTAGAGAGTTGATTTATCGAGAG ATTTTGGAATATCATCCCCAGATGCTCCAGGAGTATCTTCGTGGCGGAGATCAGACTAGCTTCATGTACCCGAG TGGTGTTGATCGATTCAAGCGACAGTTTGCCCATCTTGAGGAGCATTACGGTAAAGGTGAAAAGAGTTCTCCACTCCAAAGGCAGCATGCTTCATTGCCTAG AGAACGGGTTAGTGCACCCAAGGGTGAAACTACTTCTGATGATAGTGATCAAACAGTGGCATCTGTTGCTACCACTCTTCAGAGTCCTCCCAAGCAATGCCAGGGATCAGACAATGCAAATACAAATCTGCAGCAGAATGGACTCAACAAGCCAAACTACAGTGCCCGTAGCCTATTAAAGAGTGCTAGTATTAGTGCTTCCAAGTGTATAGGCGTCCAAGCAAGAAAAGATCCAGAG GAAGAACCTATTGCTGAGCATGAGGAGGTTGATGGGTTGTCGCATAAGTTAGCAGCCCTGCATGCCTGA
- the LOC131310158 gene encoding pentatricopeptide repeat-containing protein At4g02750, whose amino-acid sequence MQMRFARRIKSFHSRCFRSRQIEPIANISPTKTTITKKPSTPSSSTTDSTIVKCNMAITTHMRNGQCDLALGVFKAMPRRTPVSWNAMVSGYLSNERFNLAREVFDKMPERDLVSWNVMISGYVRNGNLGAARSLFDLMPERDVVSWNAMLSGYAQNGYVDEARRVFDEMPVKNTISWNGILAAYVQNGRIEEASLLFESKPDWHVVSWNCLMGGYVRKRRLGDARRIFDRMPVRDEVSWNTMISGYAQDGKLSEARILFEESPIRDVFMWTAMVSGYVQNGKVDEARRVFDEMPEKNSVSWNAMIAGYSQCKRIDMSRELFESMPCKNVSSWNTMITAYANNGEIAHARNFFDRMPRRDCISWAAIIAGYAQTGDREEALRLFIEMKRDGGRLNRSTFTCVLSTCADIAALELGMQTHGQLVKAGYESGCFVGNALLAMYCRCGCIDEAYNVFEDISDKDVVSWNTMIAGYARHGFGKEALQVFESMKSAGIKPDDVTMVGVLSACSHTGLVDRGTEYFHSMNQNYGITANSKHYTCMIDLLGRAGRLNDAQNLMNSMPFEPDAATWGALLGASRIHDNTELAEKAAEMIFEMEPENAGMYVLLSNLYAASGRWSDVSRMRLKMRATGVRKVPGYSWVEVQNKIHTFSVGDCTHQDTGRIYAFLEELDLRMKRVGYVCQTKLVLHDVDEEEKEHMLKYHSEKLAVAFGILNIPAGRPIRVMKNLRVCADCHTAIKHISNIVKRVIILRDSNRFHHFNGGVCSCGDYW is encoded by the exons ATGCAAATGCGCTTTGCACGACGCATCAAGTCGTTTCACAGCCGCTGCTTCCGCTCGCGGCAAATCGAACCCATCGCTAACATCTCCCCAACAAAAACTACCATCACCAAAAAGCCATCAACTCCATCTTCTTCTACCACAGACTCCACCATAGTGAAATGTAACATGGCCATAACGACCCACATGCGAAACGGGCAGTGCGACCTGGCTCTCGGCGTCTTCAAGGCCATGCCTCGTCGCACCCCCGTTTCGTGGAACGCCATGGTATCTGGGTACTTGTCCAACGAGAGGTTCAATCTCGCCCGAGAGGTGTTCGATAAAATGCCCGAACGAGACTTGGTTTCTTGGAACGTGATGATCAGTGGGTACGTACGGAATGGGAACCTCGGGGCTGCCCGGTCGTTGTTCGATCTAATGCCCGAAAGGGATGTTGTCTCGTGGAATGCGATGTTGTCGGGTTATGCGCAGAATGGGTATGTCGACGAGGCGAGGAGGGTTTTTGATGAGATGCCGGTTAAGAATACTATCTCATGGAACGGGATACTTGCTGCGTACGTGCAGAACGGGCGTATTGAAGAAGCCAGTTTGTTGTTTGAGTCGAAACCAGACTGGCATGTGGTTTCTTGGAATTGCTTGATGGGTGGATATGTGAGGAAGAGGAGGTTAGGTGATGCGAGGCGTATTTTCGATAGAATGCCCGTTAGAGATGAAGTTTCATGGAACACAATGATTTCAGGTTACGCCCAAGATGGGAAGTTGTCAGAGGCACGGATATTGTTTGAAGAGTCCCCGATACGAGATGTGTTTATGTGGACCGCAATGGTCTCTGGATACGTGCAAAATGGTAAAGTGGATGAAGCTCGGAGAGTTTTTGATGAAATGCCAGAAAAGAATTCTGTTTCGTGGAATGCGATGATTGCAGGATATTCACAATGCAAGAGAATTGACATGTCAAGAGAGCTCTTTGAGTCAATGCCTTGTAAGAATGTTAGTTCTTGGAATACAATGATTACTGCGTATGCTAATAATGGTGAAATTGCTCATGCGAGGAATTTCTTCGACAGAATGCCTCGACGTGATTGCATTTCTTGGGCAGCAATAATTGCAGGGTATGCTCAAACTGGTGACAGAGAAGAAGCTTTACGCCTATTTATAGAGATGAAGAGGGATGGGGGAAGGTTGAACAGATCAACGTTTACCTGTGTTTTGAGCACATGTGCTGATATTGCTGCTTTGGAGTTGGGGATGCAAACCCATGGGCAGCTTGTTAAGGCAGGTTATGAGAGTGGGTGCTTTGTGGGCAATGCACTTCTTGCCATGTATTGTAGATGTGGATGCATAGATGAAGCATACAATGTATTTGAAGACATTTCAGACAAGGACGTCGTCTCGTGGAACACAATGATTGCTGGTTACGCAAGGCATGGATTCGGTAAAGAGGCTCTTCAAGTTTTTGAGTCAATGAAGTCGGCGGGTATCAAACCTGATGATGTCACGATG GTTGGTGTGTTATCCGCATGTAGTCATACCGGCTTAGTGGACAGAGGCACAGAATACTTTCACTCAATGAATCAGAATTATGGCATAACTGCAAACTCAAAGCACTATACTTGCATGATAGATCTACTTGGTCGAGCTGGGCGCCTAAACGATGCCCAAAACCTAATGAATAGCATGCCATTTGAACCGGATGCTGCAACATGGGGTGCTCTACTTGGTGCAAGCAGGATTCATGACAATACTGAATTAGCTGAAAAGGCTGCAGAGATGATTTTCGAGATGGAACCTGAAAATGCTGGAATGTATGTACTTCTCTCAAACTTATATGCAGCTTCCGGTAGATGGAGTGATGTTAGTAGGATGAGATTGAAAATGAGGGCTACGGGCGTAAGAAAAGTCCCTGGGTATAGTTGGGTTGAAGtgcaaaacaaaattcacaCATTTTCTGTTGGGGATTGTACTCACCAGGACACAGGTAGAATATATGCCTTCTTAGAAGAATTGGATTTGCGGATGAAGCGGGTTGGTTATGTTTGTCAAACAAAATTGGTTTTGCATGATGTGGATGAGGAGGAAAAAGAGCATATGCTCAAGTATCACAGCGAAAAATTAGCCGTTGCTTTTGGGATCTTGAATATTCCAGCTGGCCGACCAATCCGTGTGATGAAAAACTTGCGTGTGTGTGCTGACTGCCATACTGCAATCAAACATATATCCAATATTGTGAAAAGGGTGATAATCCTAAGAGATTCGAATCGCTTTCACCACTTTAATGGTGGAGTGTGTTCTTGTGGGGATTATTGGTGA
- the LOC131309598 gene encoding uncharacterized protein LOC131309598 codes for MYIVLVNYGNNKKLSGNDGKINFPITFAVFSYQENLYLVVTFGHSSICIFSTMQQNKTSQSQVEQVVESGPWHFGGKLLMLKQWQPQMNLVKEQFTKIPLWAHFYNVPLELWTEEGLSRVASAIGRPLYADRLTESCKRINFAKICVEVDASSPLPEQFDLTLPSGAVFTIRVWYPWKPLKCNSCNVFGHKNCVVKTDHIGPKQQVWVVKPSISAVGAPSVVPATDLPYSIEVPCMGVSSAKDGVCPTLLSSAKDKVVSADPCVSVVVGAESVAGSPSGTKDGANMFSVLQQTEDGVSQKGVDSGDDLESLPTEEEFVDGLTHDVIVTSPVPKKRGRGRSKGVKKPVNNSQVSSGPGPGRGGKNRS; via the exons ATGTATAT AGTTCTTGTAAATTATGGAAACAACAAAAAG ttgtcaggaaatgatgggaaaatcaattttccCATAACTTTTGCAGTGTTTAGTTACCAAgaaa aTTTATATcttgttgtgacttttggacacaGTTCTATATGTATTTTTAGTACTATGCAGCAAAATAAGACATCTCAGTCACAAGTTGAACAG GTTGTTGAGTCTGGGCCGTGGCACTTTGGGGGTAAGTTGTTGATGCTTAAACAGTGGCAACCTCAAATGAATCTTGTGAAGGAACAGTTCACTAAAATCCCTCTTTGGGCACATTTTTATAATGTCCCTCTTGAATTGTGGACTGAAGAAGGGCTAAGCCGTGTGGCTAGTGCCATAGGTAGACCATTATATGCAGATCGTCTTACTGAGTCATGTAAGAGGATTAATTTTGCTAAAATTTGTGTGGAAGTGGATGCTTCCTCTCCATTGCCTGAGCAATTTGATTTGACTCTTCCATCTGGGGCTGTTTTCACAATTCGGGTTTGGTATCCTTGGAAACCTCTCAAGTGTAATTCCTGTAATGTCTTTGGCCATAAGAATTGTGTGGTCAAGACTGATCATATAGGGCCAAAACAGCAAGTGTGGGTTGTGAAACCCTCCATTAGCGCTGTTGGGGCTCCTTCTGTTGTTCCTGCGACGGACCTTCCTTATTCTATTGAGGTTCCTTGTATGGGGGTTTCTTCTGCTAAGGATGGGGTTTGTCCTACTCTCCTAAGTTCTGCTAAGGATAAGGTTGTTTCAGCTGATCCTTGTGTATCTGTAGTTGTAGGGGCTGAGTCTGTTGCTGGTTCTCCTTCTGGTACTAAGGATGGTGCCAATATGTTTTCTGTCCTCCAACAAACGGAGGATGGGGTGAGTCAAAAGGGTGTTGATTCTGGGGATGATCTTGAGAGTTTGCCTACTGAGGAGGAATTTGTGGATGGTCTAACCCATGATGTGATTGTTACTTCTCCTGTTCCTAAAAAGAGAGGTCGAGGGAGAAGTAAAGGAGTTAAGAAGCCTGTGAATAATAGTCAGGTTTCTAGTGGTCCTGGTCCGGGGAGGGGTGGTAAGAATCGTTCTTAA